A window of the Pseudomonas sp. B21_DOA genome harbors these coding sequences:
- a CDS encoding HNH endonuclease → MQNIQIDVKNLSASYKADPKSPSGLATLEGQPVGNQRPDGYWSFQGLAVHRVVYALVTGKDPQGLYIDHRDGNPGNNKTSNLRACTNRQNAQNTPGRSRFLPKGVYINAKTGRVSGCVEGYGLGKSFMLADDHDSSQLNAMCRAAYEAILEEHGEFANVRSFFCQLPIEAVMGPAEGPC, encoded by the coding sequence ATGCAAAACATTCAGATCGACGTTAAGAACCTTTCCGCTTCCTACAAGGCCGACCCTAAGAGCCCTTCGGGCCTTGCGACCCTTGAAGGTCAACCCGTAGGCAACCAGCGTCCCGATGGCTATTGGTCATTTCAAGGGCTGGCAGTTCACCGGGTCGTGTACGCACTGGTCACCGGCAAGGACCCTCAAGGGCTCTACATCGACCACCGCGACGGGAACCCCGGGAATAACAAGACCAGCAACCTAAGGGCCTGCACCAATCGCCAGAACGCACAGAACACCCCAGGTCGTTCCCGCTTCCTGCCTAAAGGGGTCTACATCAACGCTAAGACTGGCCGTGTGTCTGGCTGTGTAGAAGGCTACGGCCTGGGTAAAAGTTTCATGCTGGCCGATGACCATGACAGCTCGCAGCTCAACGCAATGTGTCGTGCTGCCTATGAGGCAATCCTTGAGGAACACGGAGAGTTCGCCAACGTAAGGAGCTTCTTTTGTCAGTTACCCATTGAGGCCGTAATGGGGCCCGCTGAGGGGCCTTGCTAA
- the nadB gene encoding L-aspartate oxidase, with translation MSQQFQHDVLVIGSGAAGLSLALTLPGHLRIAVLSKGDLANGSTFWAQGGVAAVLDDTDTVESHVDDTLNAGGGLCHEDAVRFTVEHSREAIQWLIDQGVPFTRDEQSGTEDGGFEFHLTREGGHSHRRIIHAADATGAAIFKTLLAQAKERANIELLEQRVAIDLITERRLGMEGDRCLGAYVLNRATGEVDTYGARFVILASGGAAKVYLYTSNPDGACGDGIAMAWRSGCRVANLEFNQFHPTCLYHPQAKSFLITEALRGEGAHLKLPNGERFMYRFDKRAELAPRDIVARAIDHEMKRLGVDCVYLDISHKPEAFVKSHFPTVYERCLGFGIDITRQPIPVVPAAHYTCGGVMVDQHGRTDVPGLYAIGETSFTGLHGANRMASNSLLECFVYARSAAADILAQLDDIAAPSALPVWDASQVTDSDEDVIIAHNWDELRRFMWDYVGIVRTNKRLQRAQHRVRLLLDEIDEFYSNYRVSRDLIELRNLAQVAELMIQSAMERKESRGLHYTLDYPEMLPEAKDTILTPTR, from the coding sequence ATGAGCCAACAGTTCCAACACGATGTTCTGGTAATTGGCAGCGGTGCTGCCGGTTTGAGTCTCGCGTTGACCTTGCCCGGTCATCTGCGCATTGCCGTATTGAGCAAAGGCGATCTCGCCAACGGTTCGACCTTCTGGGCCCAGGGTGGCGTGGCCGCAGTGCTCGACGATACCGACACTGTCGAATCCCATGTCGACGACACCCTCAATGCGGGCGGCGGCTTGTGCCATGAAGACGCCGTACGCTTTACCGTCGAGCACAGCCGCGAAGCCATCCAATGGCTGATCGACCAGGGCGTGCCGTTCACCCGCGACGAACAGTCCGGCACTGAAGACGGTGGTTTCGAATTTCACCTGACCCGCGAAGGCGGCCACAGCCATCGGCGGATCATCCATGCTGCCGACGCCACCGGCGCTGCGATCTTCAAGACCTTGCTGGCCCAGGCCAAAGAGCGCGCGAACATCGAACTGCTGGAACAGCGCGTTGCCATCGATCTGATTACCGAACGCCGCTTGGGCATGGAAGGCGACCGTTGTCTCGGCGCCTACGTACTGAATCGTGCCACCGGGGAAGTCGATACCTACGGCGCACGTTTCGTGATTCTGGCGTCGGGCGGCGCGGCCAAGGTCTATCTTTATACGAGCAACCCTGACGGCGCCTGCGGTGACGGCATCGCCATGGCCTGGCGCTCCGGCTGCCGGGTGGCGAACCTGGAATTTAATCAGTTCCATCCGACCTGCCTGTATCACCCGCAAGCCAAAAGCTTCCTGATCACCGAAGCCCTGCGTGGCGAAGGCGCGCATCTGAAGCTGCCCAATGGCGAGCGCTTCATGTATCGCTTCGATAAACGCGCCGAGCTGGCGCCTCGTGACATTGTCGCGCGGGCCATTGACCATGAAATGAAGCGTCTGGGTGTCGACTGCGTGTATCTCGACATCAGTCACAAGCCCGAAGCGTTCGTCAAAAGCCACTTCCCGACTGTTTATGAGCGCTGCCTGGGCTTCGGCATCGACATCACCAGACAACCGATCCCGGTGGTTCCCGCCGCGCACTACACCTGTGGCGGCGTGATGGTCGATCAGCATGGGCGCACCGACGTGCCCGGCCTCTACGCCATCGGCGAAACCAGTTTTACCGGCCTGCACGGCGCCAACCGCATGGCCAGCAACTCGCTATTGGAATGCTTCGTTTACGCCCGTTCGGCGGCGGCGGACATTCTCGCGCAGCTGGATGATATCGCGGCGCCGAGCGCCCTGCCCGTCTGGGACGCCAGCCAGGTCACCGACTCGGATGAAGATGTGATCATCGCGCACAACTGGGACGAGCTGCGCCGATTCATGTGGGACTACGTCGGCATCGTGCGCACCAACAAGCGTCTGCAACGGGCGCAGCACCGGGTGCGTCTGTTGCTGGATGAGATCGATGAGTTTTACAGCAACTACCGAGTAAGCAGAGACCTTATTGAGTTGAGGAACCTTGCTCAGGTAGCTGAACTGATGATCCAGTCAGCGATGGAACGCAAGGAATCTCGGGGTCTGCACTACACGCTGGACTATCCAGAGATGCTGCCAGAGGCGAAGGATACGATCCTTACACCGACCAGATGA
- the rpoE gene encoding RNA polymerase sigma factor RpoE produces MLTQEEDQQLVERVQRGDKRAFDLLVLKYQHKILGLIVRFVHDTHEAQDVAQEAFIKAYRALGNFRGDSAFYTWLYRIAINTAKNYLVSRGRRPPDSDVSSEDAEFYDGDHGLKDLESPERALLRDEIEGTVHRTIQQLPEDLRTALTLREFDGLSYEDIASVMQCPVGTVRSRIFRAREAIDKALQPLLQEN; encoded by the coding sequence ATGCTAACCCAGGAAGAGGATCAGCAGCTGGTCGAACGCGTTCAGCGTGGCGACAAGCGAGCTTTCGATCTGCTGGTGCTGAAATATCAGCACAAAATTCTCGGGTTGATCGTGCGTTTTGTGCACGACACCCATGAAGCCCAGGACGTTGCTCAGGAAGCCTTTATCAAGGCGTATCGGGCACTTGGAAATTTCCGCGGTGACAGTGCGTTTTATACGTGGCTGTATCGTATTGCCATTAACACGGCAAAGAACTACCTGGTTTCCCGCGGCCGTAGGCCGCCGGATAGCGATGTAAGTTCAGAGGATGCGGAGTTCTACGATGGCGATCACGGCCTCAAGGATCTCGAATCACCGGAACGCGCATTGCTGCGGGATGAGATCGAAGGCACTGTCCATCGAACCATTCAGCAACTGCCAGAGGATTTGCGTACGGCTTTAACTTTACGTGAATTCGATGGTCTGAGTTACGAGGACATTGCGAGCGTCATGCAGTGTCCGGTGGGTACCGTGCGCTCCCGGATTTTCCGCGCTCGGGAGGCCATCGACAAAGCCCTGCAACCGTTGTTGCAGGAAAACTGA
- a CDS encoding anti-sigma factor: MSREALQESLSAVMDNEADELELRRVLSALDDVDTRETWARYQIARAAMHKDLLLPRLDIAAAVSAALEDETAPAKVSRSPWRNLGRLAVAASVTVAVLAGVRLYNQDEIAGVELAQQSNQPTLATPQVKGPAVLAGYSESSEATGPMANGVLQGQPGWHDQRLPGYLRQHAQQAALKGTESALPYARAASLENR; the protein is encoded by the coding sequence ATGAGTCGTGAAGCCCTGCAGGAATCGCTGTCCGCAGTGATGGATAACGAAGCGGACGAACTGGAATTGCGTCGAGTGCTCAGCGCACTGGATGATGTTGATACCCGTGAGACCTGGGCTCGTTACCAGATCGCTCGGGCAGCCATGCACAAGGATCTGCTGCTTCCGCGTCTGGATATCGCTGCGGCAGTGTCTGCTGCGCTGGAAGACGAAACGGCTCCGGCCAAAGTATCCCGCAGCCCATGGCGTAACCTGGGTCGCCTCGCTGTTGCCGCTTCGGTAACCGTGGCCGTTCTGGCCGGTGTTCGCCTGTACAACCAGGACGAAATCGCTGGTGTTGAGCTGGCCCAGCAGTCGAATCAACCTACCCTGGCCACTCCACAGGTCAAGGGTCCGGCAGTTCTGGCGGGTTACAGCGAAAGTTCGGAAGCGACTGGCCCGATGGCCAATGGCGTCCTGCAAGGTCAGCCAGGCTGGCATGATCAGCGTCTGCCAGGCTACCTGCGCCAGCACGCTCAGCAGGCTGCACTCAAGGGAACTGAAAGCGCGCTGCCATACGCACGTGCCGCAAGCCTGGAAAACCGTTAA
- a CDS encoding MucB/RseB C-terminal domain-containing protein, translating to MRAIPLLSLLLSGWFIVPAHADEAQDWLTRLGQAEQQQSFHGTFVYERNGSFSTHNIWHRVQNGQVRERLLQLDGSAQEVVRIDGRTQCVSGTLIAGLGDSPNAAARALDPKKLKNWYDLAVIGKSRVAGRDAVIVSLTPRDQHRYGFELHLDKKTGLPLKSLLLNDKGQLLERFQFTSLDTDEIPSDKDLLADADCKPINIASDKASAAKTVQNWRSDWLPPGFELTSSSSHKDAQTKTQVSSLMYDDGLARFSVFLEPLNGATVTDTRTQLGPTVAVSRRLTTPQGEMMVTVVGEIPIGTAERIALSMRNNDGAATSKQ from the coding sequence ATGCGCGCCATCCCTCTACTTTCGCTTCTGCTCAGTGGCTGGTTCATTGTTCCAGCCCACGCTGACGAGGCCCAGGACTGGTTGACCCGTCTGGGCCAGGCCGAGCAGCAGCAAAGCTTTCACGGTACTTTCGTTTACGAGCGCAACGGCAGTTTTTCCACGCACAACATCTGGCATCGCGTCCAGAATGGCCAAGTCCGCGAGCGGTTATTGCAGCTCGACGGCTCGGCTCAGGAAGTCGTGCGCATTGATGGGCGTACTCAATGCGTCAGCGGCACCCTGATTGCGGGATTGGGTGATTCACCCAACGCTGCCGCCCGTGCGCTGGATCCCAAAAAGCTGAAGAATTGGTATGACCTTGCCGTCATTGGCAAGTCGCGTGTGGCCGGTCGCGATGCCGTGATCGTGTCACTCACGCCTCGTGATCAGCACCGCTACGGTTTCGAGCTGCATCTGGACAAGAAGACCGGGCTGCCGCTCAAGTCGTTGCTGTTGAACGACAAAGGGCAGTTGCTTGAGCGTTTCCAGTTCACCAGCCTCGACACTGATGAGATCCCGTCGGACAAGGACTTGTTGGCAGACGCCGATTGCAAGCCGATCAACATCGCAAGCGACAAGGCTTCTGCAGCCAAGACCGTGCAAAACTGGCGTTCGGACTGGCTGCCGCCAGGCTTTGAGCTGACCAGCAGCAGTTCGCACAAAGATGCGCAAACCAAGACCCAAGTCAGCAGCCTGATGTATGACGATGGTCTGGCGCGTTTCTCGGTGTTCCTTGAACCGTTGAATGGCGCAACCGTCACTGACACCCGCACTCAGTTGGGCCCGACCGTCGCGGTATCCCGTCGCCTGACCACGCCGCAAGGCGAAATGATGGTCACGGTTGTCGGCGAAATCCCGATTGGCACCGCCGAACGAATCGCTCTATCGATGCGTAACAACGATGGCGCTGCGACCAGCAAGCAGTGA